From Paenibacillus physcomitrellae, the proteins below share one genomic window:
- a CDS encoding carbohydrate ABC transporter permease, which translates to MASSSKAFNATKGERTFDVINYILLGLVLVVTLYPFLNVLAISLNDSTDTVRGGIYIWPREFTLENYKTIFGYTSLVQGFKISILRTVIGTLLGLISSSMLAYTLSRPDFRSRRFVSVFLAMTMYFSGGMVPVYILMRDLHLLGTFGIYVLPGMVSAFNVFVIRSFIDGLPYALQESAKLDGANDFVIYYKIILPLCKPVLATIALFLAVGQWNSWFDTYLYNGNKPSLTTLQYELMKILDSTNQGSAMTNANDLANQMANVSPESIKMAITIVVTLPILIVYPFLQKYFVGGMTLGAVKA; encoded by the coding sequence ATGGCAAGCAGCAGTAAGGCATTTAATGCAACCAAAGGCGAGCGGACGTTTGACGTGATCAACTACATCCTTCTCGGCCTGGTGCTTGTGGTCACGCTGTATCCGTTCCTGAACGTGCTGGCGATCTCGCTGAACGATTCGACCGACACGGTCCGGGGCGGAATCTACATCTGGCCTAGAGAATTTACGCTGGAAAATTATAAAACGATTTTTGGTTATACCTCACTGGTTCAAGGTTTTAAAATTTCAATCCTGCGGACGGTCATCGGCACCCTGCTCGGGCTGATCAGCTCTTCCATGCTGGCTTATACGCTGAGCCGGCCGGATTTCCGGAGCCGCCGCTTCGTATCGGTCTTCCTGGCGATGACGATGTATTTCTCCGGCGGCATGGTTCCGGTCTACATCCTGATGCGCGACCTGCACCTGCTCGGCACCTTCGGCATCTATGTCCTGCCCGGCATGGTCAGCGCATTTAACGTCTTCGTGATCCGCTCTTTCATCGACGGCCTGCCTTATGCCCTGCAGGAATCGGCCAAACTGGACGGCGCTAATGATTTTGTGATCTACTACAAAATCATTCTGCCGCTGTGCAAGCCGGTGCTGGCCACGATCGCTTTGTTCCTGGCGGTGGGCCAATGGAACTCCTGGTTTGATACTTATCTCTATAACGGCAACAAACCTAGCTTGACCACGCTGCAATACGAGCTGATGAAAATATTGGACAGCACGAATCAAGGCAGCGCGATGACCAATGCCAACGATCTGGCGAACCAGATGGCTAACGTTTCACCTGAATCGATTAAAATGGCCATCACCATCGTCGTTACCCTTCCCATTCTGATTGTTTATCCGTTCCTGCAAAAGTACTTCGTAGGCGGGATGACGCTGGGTGCGGTGAAGGCTTAA
- a CDS encoding ABC transporter permease, which translates to METLTANSASTNESVSSVPTEREQNKKSRWKGFRKHSNLPVNESRAGLPPKRPKGIWRTLIQQKYLYLMSLPFVIWLFVFNYLPLWGWTMAFQNYKPAKSFSEQKWVGFDNFTRLFHDDQFYLVLRNTLAMSVLGLIFGFIVPIVFAILLNELRGMAFKRVTQTVSYLPHFVSWVVVAGIISNLLSMDGIINQLLVWLHIIDEPIQFMAKGTWFWGIVTASDIWKETGWNAIIYLAAITGIDKELYEAARVDGAGRFRQIWNITIPGIRSTIMVLFIMSIGHLLSIGFEKQMLLGNSLVTDYSQVLDLYALNYGIKIAHFSYGTAISMFNSVISIILLFSVNGLFKKFAKESIM; encoded by the coding sequence ATGGAAACGCTAACAGCCAACTCGGCATCCACGAACGAAAGCGTATCCTCTGTGCCTACGGAACGTGAACAGAACAAGAAATCAAGGTGGAAAGGGTTCCGAAAGCATTCGAATTTGCCTGTAAATGAAAGCCGGGCCGGGCTGCCGCCCAAGAGACCAAAAGGGATTTGGCGGACCCTGATTCAGCAGAAGTATTTGTATCTTATGTCCTTACCTTTTGTGATCTGGTTGTTTGTCTTTAACTACCTGCCGCTCTGGGGCTGGACGATGGCTTTTCAAAACTACAAGCCGGCCAAATCCTTCAGCGAACAGAAATGGGTGGGTTTCGATAACTTCACAAGATTGTTTCACGACGATCAGTTTTATCTGGTGCTGCGAAACACGCTTGCGATGAGTGTGCTGGGACTGATCTTCGGATTTATTGTCCCGATTGTGTTTGCGATTTTGCTTAATGAACTTCGTGGTATGGCGTTCAAACGGGTGACGCAAACCGTTTCCTATCTGCCTCACTTTGTATCCTGGGTAGTCGTAGCCGGCATTATCTCGAATCTGCTGTCGATGGACGGCATCATCAACCAGCTTTTGGTCTGGCTCCATATTATTGATGAGCCGATTCAATTCATGGCTAAAGGGACTTGGTTCTGGGGGATTGTAACCGCTTCCGATATTTGGAAGGAAACCGGCTGGAACGCCATCATTTATTTGGCCGCTATTACCGGCATCGATAAAGAGCTTTACGAAGCCGCCCGTGTGGACGGGGCCGGACGTTTCCGGCAAATCTGGAACATTACGATCCCGGGCATCCGCTCTACCATAATGGTTCTCTTCATTATGTCGATCGGGCATCTGCTCAGCATCGGCTTCGAGAAGCAAATGCTCCTCGGCAACAGTCTCGTAACGGATTATTCGCAGGTGCTCGACCTGTACGCCCTGAATTACGGAATTAAAATCGCCCACTTCTCTTATGGTACGGCGATCAGCATGTTCAACTCAGTTATCAGCATTATCCTGCTCTTTAGCGTCAACGGTCTGTTCAAAAAATTCGCGAAAGAAAGCATCATGTAG
- a CDS encoding sensor histidine kinase, translated as MLDKLLQKTNNLKLKHKLLVSYVLIVMIPILIVGSVVTYYFRQQTLDRAVEQATNNVEKITMQLETMFKVPLNVSDLLFFDKEMKQIVNTNYESDLQLTIAYRNFSAFRDFKNQYRELSGIQIYFDNPTLVNNLEIIPLTAAAKESYWYKKAMATKAVNWLYVKGEQDAPVNRLSLVRQVPFPEYHTFGVLVVEVNQSELNRMLIQEPFETVIVDEQGYVAAAKNAGMVGKKLEDIGFSSELNSLAKGTYRQEINHRDSYVVVNSIYPDSSVNGLKVISLFETQSIVKGANRVALIGLLIIALVLLVALCFVYTVSILTTKRLLLLSRRFNKLAMGNLNVVSRIDGSDEIGQLSRQFNYMVESISRLMNQVVETTEQNNQLEIAQREIKLKMMASQINPHFLFNALESIRMNAYLKGEKELANIVRLLGKLMRKNLEIGREKTTLQNEMEMVSSYLEIQRFRYEDRLEYELNVAPETARLRVPALIVQPLVENAVVHGLENKDGTVKVVVNLTIQDKELRVSVEDNGSGMTPERLQEVREFISGPEEENNRIGLRNVHQRLTLSYGEGSGLVIDSKYGQGTRMSFSIPLFLV; from the coding sequence TTGTTAGATAAGCTGCTGCAGAAAACCAACAACCTGAAGCTAAAGCACAAGCTGCTCGTTTCCTACGTGCTGATTGTCATGATTCCGATCCTGATCGTAGGCAGCGTCGTAACCTATTATTTCAGGCAGCAGACACTTGATCGGGCTGTTGAGCAGGCTACAAATAACGTAGAGAAAATTACAATGCAGCTGGAGACGATGTTTAAGGTGCCGCTTAACGTTTCGGATCTTCTGTTTTTTGATAAAGAGATGAAACAGATCGTGAATACGAATTATGAAAGCGACCTGCAGCTGACCATTGCTTACCGGAACTTCAGCGCTTTCAGGGATTTCAAGAATCAATACCGTGAACTTTCCGGCATCCAGATTTATTTCGACAACCCCACCCTGGTTAATAATCTGGAGATTATCCCTTTAACGGCGGCCGCCAAGGAGTCGTATTGGTATAAGAAAGCCATGGCAACCAAAGCGGTCAACTGGCTTTACGTGAAAGGGGAGCAGGACGCGCCCGTCAACCGGTTGTCCCTGGTCAGGCAGGTGCCTTTTCCGGAATATCACACGTTCGGTGTGCTGGTGGTCGAGGTCAACCAATCCGAGTTAAACCGGATGCTGATCCAGGAGCCTTTTGAAACGGTGATCGTGGACGAGCAGGGATATGTGGCCGCCGCCAAAAATGCCGGCATGGTCGGCAAAAAGCTGGAGGATATCGGTTTCAGCAGTGAGCTGAACAGCCTCGCCAAAGGGACTTACCGGCAAGAAATTAATCACCGGGATTCTTACGTGGTTGTTAATTCAATTTATCCGGACTCCAGCGTAAACGGGTTAAAGGTGATTTCCTTGTTCGAAACCCAGAGCATTGTGAAAGGCGCCAATAGGGTTGCTTTGATAGGGCTTCTGATTATTGCGCTGGTGCTGCTGGTCGCCTTGTGTTTTGTATATACTGTATCCATTTTGACGACGAAACGGCTTCTGCTGCTCAGCAGACGATTTAATAAATTGGCGATGGGGAATCTGAACGTAGTCTCCCGAATCGACGGCAGCGATGAAATCGGTCAGCTCTCCAGGCAGTTCAACTATATGGTGGAGAGCATCAGCAGGCTGATGAATCAGGTCGTAGAGACAACCGAACAGAATAACCAGCTTGAGATCGCGCAGCGGGAAATCAAGCTGAAGATGATGGCCAGCCAAATCAATCCGCATTTCCTGTTTAACGCGCTGGAGTCGATCCGGATGAACGCCTACTTGAAGGGAGAAAAAGAACTGGCCAACATCGTGCGGCTGCTCGGCAAGCTGATGCGCAAGAATCTTGAAATCGGCCGGGAGAAAACGACGCTCCAGAACGAAATGGAAATGGTTTCCTCGTATCTGGAGATTCAAAGATTTCGTTATGAAGACCGGCTGGAATACGAATTAAATGTAGCTCCGGAAACGGCAAGGCTGCGTGTGCCGGCCCTGATCGTCCAGCCGCTTGTGGAGAATGCTGTTGTGCACGGGCTGGAGAACAAGGACGGGACGGTCAAAGTTGTCGTCAATCTGACGATTCAGGATAAAGAGCTTCGCGTAAGCGTTGAGGATAACGGCAGCGGCATGACGCCGGAGCGGCTGCAGGAAGTGCGGGAGTTTATATCCGGGCCGGAAGAAGAGAACAACCGGATTGGCCTCCGGAACGTGCATCAGCGTCTCACTTTGTCCTACGGCGAAGGCAGCGGGCTGGTCATCGATAGTAAATATGGGCAAGGAACACGAATGAGTTTTTCGATCCCTCTCTTTTTAGTCTAG
- the yicI gene encoding alpha-xylosidase yields the protein MKFTDGNWLIREGFTIIPAVQLHEVEQEGRTLNAYVSAVPLTGRADTINGVLLTAQFHAPAPGVIGVKWVHFDGVRNTGPHFELSAADDSHAVITETEEEAVLTSGNLSVRISKGSHFSFAFYRGGERITASGYKAGAHVVDSEGSVYMREELDLAVGEYVYGLGERFTAFQKNGQVVDIWNKDGGTSSEQAYKNIPFYVTNKGYGVFVNNPGGVSFEVASEKVKKVQFSVPGQSLEYYVIDGPDPKGVLDKYTDLTGKPALPPAWTFGLWLSTSFTTNYDEATVNSFVDGMAERDLPLHVFHFDCFWMREFHWTDFKWDERVFPDPVGMLQRLKAKGLKICVWINPYIAQKSRLFAEGKERGYLMKKPNGDVWQVNLWQPGMALVDFTNPAACEWFAGYLRELVDMGVDSFKTDFGERIPVDVEYHDGSDPEKMHNYYTYLYNKVVFDTLKEKLGEGEAAVFARSATTGGQKFPVHWGGDCYADYESMAESLRGGLSLGLGGFGFWSHDIGGFENTAPAHVFKRWLQFGLLSSHSRLHGSTSYRVPWAYDEESVEVARKFTKLKAKLMPYLFGKAVEASKRGVPVMRPMLLEFPEDPTADSLDRQYMLGDALLVAPVFSEAGHVTYYLPEGRWTHLLTGETAEGGKWYKETYDFLNLPLFVRENTILALGSNDTRPDYDYADGVELAVYGLEDGTSASRIVPNLKGEAELTVTAERAGQTLTLKAEGAGKPFAVSVHGLGEVASVQGGELTDGKVQAGAFDGQTTVIITLK from the coding sequence ATGAAATTTACGGACGGCAACTGGTTGATTCGCGAAGGCTTTACGATTATTCCGGCAGTACAGCTTCACGAAGTGGAGCAGGAAGGCCGCACTTTGAATGCTTATGTCTCGGCAGTGCCGCTGACTGGCCGTGCAGATACGATTAACGGCGTGCTGCTTACAGCCCAATTCCACGCTCCGGCTCCGGGTGTTATCGGCGTGAAGTGGGTTCATTTTGACGGTGTTCGTAATACGGGGCCGCATTTTGAACTTAGTGCGGCGGACGACAGCCATGCCGTGATCACCGAGACGGAGGAAGAAGCTGTTTTGACCAGCGGCAATCTAAGCGTAAGGATCAGCAAGGGCTCACATTTCTCTTTTGCTTTCTATAGAGGCGGCGAACGGATTACAGCCAGCGGTTATAAAGCCGGCGCCCATGTAGTGGACAGCGAAGGCAGCGTGTATATGCGCGAGGAGCTGGATTTGGCGGTAGGCGAATATGTTTACGGCCTCGGCGAACGGTTCACGGCCTTCCAGAAGAACGGGCAGGTTGTGGACATTTGGAACAAAGACGGCGGCACCAGCTCCGAGCAGGCCTATAAAAATATTCCCTTCTACGTTACCAACAAAGGGTACGGCGTATTCGTCAATAACCCCGGCGGCGTATCCTTCGAGGTCGCTTCCGAGAAAGTGAAAAAAGTGCAGTTCAGCGTTCCTGGACAATCGCTTGAATATTATGTGATCGACGGTCCTGACCCGAAAGGTGTGCTGGACAAATATACGGACCTGACCGGCAAACCGGCTCTGCCGCCGGCGTGGACGTTTGGTTTGTGGCTGTCGACTTCCTTTACTACCAATTATGACGAGGCCACAGTGAATTCTTTTGTGGACGGAATGGCTGAACGCGATTTGCCGCTGCATGTATTCCACTTCGACTGCTTCTGGATGCGGGAATTCCACTGGACAGACTTCAAATGGGATGAACGTGTATTCCCCGATCCGGTAGGTATGCTGCAGCGCCTCAAAGCCAAAGGCCTGAAGATCTGCGTCTGGATCAACCCTTACATCGCCCAGAAATCACGTCTGTTTGCGGAAGGCAAAGAACGCGGTTATTTGATGAAGAAGCCAAACGGCGACGTCTGGCAGGTGAACCTGTGGCAGCCTGGCATGGCGCTGGTTGACTTCACGAATCCGGCGGCCTGTGAGTGGTTCGCCGGGTATTTGAGAGAGCTGGTCGACATGGGCGTAGACAGCTTCAAAACGGATTTCGGCGAGCGGATTCCGGTAGACGTAGAATACCATGACGGCTCCGATCCGGAAAAAATGCACAACTACTATACTTATCTCTATAACAAAGTAGTTTTTGACACGTTGAAAGAGAAGCTCGGCGAAGGGGAAGCGGCCGTGTTTGCCCGTTCAGCTACTACCGGCGGTCAGAAATTCCCGGTTCACTGGGGCGGCGACTGCTACGCCGACTACGAGTCGATGGCGGAAAGCCTGCGCGGCGGATTGTCTCTGGGACTTGGGGGCTTCGGCTTCTGGAGCCATGACATTGGCGGTTTTGAAAACACGGCGCCGGCTCACGTGTTCAAACGCTGGCTGCAATTTGGCCTGCTGTCCAGCCACAGCCGGCTGCACGGCAGCACCTCGTACCGGGTGCCATGGGCTTATGACGAAGAATCCGTAGAAGTGGCTCGCAAGTTCACCAAACTGAAAGCCAAATTGATGCCTTATCTGTTCGGCAAAGCGGTAGAAGCTTCCAAGCGGGGCGTGCCTGTAATGAGACCGATGCTGCTCGAATTCCCTGAAGACCCGACGGCCGATTCTCTCGACCGCCAATATATGCTGGGCGACGCCCTGCTGGTAGCTCCGGTGTTCAGCGAAGCTGGCCATGTCACTTACTATCTGCCGGAAGGCCGCTGGACGCACCTCCTGACGGGCGAAACGGCGGAAGGCGGCAAGTGGTATAAAGAAACCTATGACTTCCTCAATCTGCCTTTGTTCGTTCGCGAGAATACGATTCTGGCGCTGGGATCTAATGATACCCGCCCGGATTATGATTATGCGGATGGTGTGGAGTTGGCGGTCTACGGCCTGGAGGACGGCACTTCAGCCAGCCGGATCGTTCCTAACCTGAAGGGCGAAGCCGAATTGACCGTAACGGCTGAACGTGCGGGTCAAACCTTGACGCTGAAGGCTGAAGGGGCTGGCAAACCTTTTGCCGTTTCAGTACACGGCCTGGGCGAAGTGGCTTCCGTTCAAGGCGGAGAGCTGACGGACGGCAAAGTGCAGGCCGGTGCGTTTGACGGTCAAACAACGGTGATCATTACGCTCAAATAA
- a CDS encoding helix-turn-helix transcriptional regulator has translation MEQAMKQMLKESRVHSEHLRPFGAYSLAYGPGEHVVDCHWHDESEFFYVLEGSVMFQVDEELFPVHAGEAVFIDGGDIHAGHAYGDEGCRFFALVFGTQLLSSANYDAIQNSLVLPFQERKASFPRLISRTTAAESCLLDHLDAVLKLCEQQRHGYEAGVKGHLLLMLHEIASEGIACDRSVSNSSALTRMERLKKVLFYIQQEYDKPIRLKELAGLIPMSEGQFCRFFKSMTGQTPVDYINSYRIRLAAGLLTQSERKISDIALEVGFDNISYFIRVFRKMMKCSPSAFRRGEIGDI, from the coding sequence TTGGAGCAAGCCATGAAGCAAATGCTCAAGGAAAGCCGCGTGCACAGCGAACATTTACGACCGTTCGGCGCTTATTCGCTGGCATACGGGCCGGGGGAACACGTGGTGGATTGCCACTGGCATGATGAATCGGAATTTTTCTACGTCCTGGAGGGCAGTGTCATGTTTCAGGTGGATGAAGAGCTATTCCCTGTACATGCGGGTGAGGCCGTCTTCATTGACGGCGGGGATATTCATGCAGGTCACGCATACGGCGATGAAGGCTGCCGTTTCTTTGCCCTTGTCTTCGGTACGCAGCTGCTGAGCAGCGCCAATTACGATGCTATTCAAAACTCGCTCGTTCTGCCGTTTCAGGAACGAAAGGCCTCATTTCCGAGGCTGATAAGCCGCACAACCGCAGCAGAATCCTGTCTGCTGGATCATCTGGATGCCGTGTTAAAGCTTTGTGAGCAGCAAAGACACGGTTATGAAGCAGGCGTAAAGGGGCATCTGCTTCTCATGCTGCATGAAATAGCCTCTGAAGGCATTGCCTGCGACCGCAGCGTCAGCAATTCCAGTGCTTTGACACGAATGGAACGGCTGAAGAAGGTGCTGTTTTATATTCAACAGGAATATGACAAGCCTATCCGCCTCAAAGAATTGGCAGGGCTGATTCCAATGAGCGAAGGCCAGTTTTGCCGTTTCTTCAAATCGATGACCGGGCAAACTCCGGTAGACTATATCAACAGCTACCGCATTCGCCTGGCAGCGGGCCTGCTGACCCAATCAGAACGCAAAATTTCGGATATTGCGCTTGAGGTGGGGTTTGACAATATCAGCTACTTCATCCGCGTGTTCCGCAAAATGATGAAATGTTCCCCGTCCGCGTTCCGGCGCGGTGAAATCGGGGATATATAA
- a CDS encoding S-layer homology domain-containing protein, giving the protein MRKSVRTFLLTLLLLSTAAMPAWAFSDTQSDVNADKIEALQKNHVLSGQPDGTFNPQGVMTYAAGVSAIVNGFQLTVPEGKIPAPVSSLSSKLKAEAWYSNAFTIAAANGLTIPKEVDPNAPMTREVLVNLLSQAINTTGNYPTILLYTHINDEESLNPAYASSVQHLLNIGFKLLDKDNNFLPKQTVTRSTAAGRLYDSLQYVKKMQEQEDGGLAPGMSHPLIPAVPVNDPLTDYSLSVSKINDQVNEVTITANAPTPGYSLSISSIVFKDGQALLYTTVGKPDPAMIVPQVITETSASAYIPADYKPVLANGGGESPAS; this is encoded by the coding sequence ATGAGAAAATCTGTCCGCACATTCCTGCTTACCCTTCTGCTTCTAAGCACGGCCGCCATGCCGGCATGGGCCTTCTCGGATACGCAGTCCGATGTTAATGCCGATAAGATCGAAGCCCTTCAGAAGAATCACGTGCTGAGCGGTCAACCTGACGGCACATTTAATCCTCAAGGCGTCATGACTTACGCTGCTGGCGTCTCCGCGATTGTAAACGGCTTTCAATTAACGGTTCCGGAAGGCAAAATCCCTGCTCCTGTCAGCAGCCTGTCCAGCAAGCTGAAGGCGGAGGCCTGGTATTCCAACGCTTTCACTATTGCCGCAGCGAACGGCCTTACGATTCCGAAAGAGGTCGATCCAAACGCTCCCATGACACGGGAAGTTCTCGTTAACCTGCTGTCCCAAGCTATCAATACCACGGGAAACTACCCGACTATACTGTTGTACACGCATATTAACGATGAAGAGTCTCTGAATCCTGCTTACGCAAGCAGTGTCCAGCATTTACTCAATATCGGTTTTAAACTGCTGGACAAGGATAACAACTTCCTGCCCAAACAGACGGTGACCCGCAGTACCGCGGCAGGCCGGCTGTATGACAGCCTTCAGTATGTGAAGAAAATGCAGGAACAAGAAGACGGCGGCCTTGCGCCGGGCATGTCCCATCCGCTGATTCCCGCTGTTCCGGTCAATGATCCATTGACGGACTACAGCCTAAGTGTCAGCAAAATCAATGATCAAGTGAACGAAGTGACGATCACTGCCAATGCGCCAACACCGGGTTATTCTCTGAGCATATCTTCAATCGTGTTCAAAGACGGGCAGGCTCTCCTATATACGACGGTTGGAAAACCGGATCCCGCTATGATCGTGCCCCAGGTCATCACGGAAACCTCCGCAAGCGCCTATATTCCTGCCGATTACAAACCCGTATTGGCGAACGGCGGAGGCGAATCACCGGCCAGTTGA
- a CDS encoding extracellular solute-binding protein: MKKILLSILIVLLLLPLTACGKRIAETGNSGGQSAQAGNGAVSSQDQGALEAAVQSVLTDKKTVSVSFWTGTGTSNFPVLQKMVGAFQTKYPNIKVEFSNQGAVGELTDKLTQNIVSKSTPTLSNIDAATFPEYIKSDAIVDLMPYYQNKEIGLASSSDGLFSYYLDEVKSLGPEGTMFGFPTNKKTSDVLIYNKTYFDGKGWQAPKTWDEVVADAKTIKEETGKPGFSFDNAYGDAPFNLLSRQWGSPYIKEDGTIDIDNDASRDSLTFYKENMDKGYFTMPELLPSTAGKKYSSNAFVNEETYMFIGAAAGAQYAVPKPEAGQKSFEVGVAPVPQKDPDHPVSFSKGEDYVIFANATEEERVAAWLLISFLTEAKPNVEWLTATGNLPVSQAMLDEPAYKQFLAAKPSNDPAYYRAAAVNAVLASGNLDFNRVIPQSGKLSQAIGDMWEAIMIGGGDVNQQLQAAQAKAQQ, from the coding sequence ATGAAGAAAATCTTGTTGTCCATTTTAATTGTTCTGTTATTGCTTCCGCTCACTGCTTGCGGCAAACGAATTGCCGAAACCGGAAATTCCGGCGGCCAATCTGCGCAGGCTGGAAACGGAGCAGTTTCTTCGCAGGATCAAGGTGCCTTGGAAGCAGCCGTTCAAAGCGTCCTGACCGATAAGAAAACGGTGAGCGTTTCGTTCTGGACGGGAACCGGCACGTCGAATTTTCCTGTGCTTCAGAAAATGGTCGGCGCTTTTCAAACCAAATATCCGAATATCAAGGTGGAATTCTCCAACCAGGGAGCCGTCGGCGAACTGACGGACAAGCTGACCCAAAACATCGTTTCCAAGTCAACGCCAACCTTGTCCAATATCGATGCCGCAACCTTTCCCGAATATATCAAAAGCGATGCCATTGTTGATCTGATGCCGTACTATCAGAATAAGGAAATTGGACTGGCAAGCAGCAGCGATGGACTCTTTTCATATTATTTGGACGAAGTAAAAAGTTTGGGTCCGGAAGGCACGATGTTCGGTTTTCCAACCAACAAAAAGACGTCGGACGTACTGATTTATAATAAAACCTATTTTGACGGCAAAGGCTGGCAGGCGCCCAAAACATGGGATGAAGTAGTAGCCGATGCCAAAACCATCAAGGAGGAAACGGGCAAACCGGGTTTCAGCTTCGACAACGCGTACGGCGACGCCCCGTTTAATCTGCTGTCCAGACAATGGGGGAGTCCATACATCAAAGAGGATGGAACGATTGATATTGACAATGACGCCAGCCGGGATTCTCTTACCTTTTATAAGGAAAATATGGACAAGGGTTATTTCACGATGCCCGAGCTGCTGCCCAGCACGGCGGGTAAAAAGTACAGCAGCAACGCTTTTGTAAATGAAGAGACCTATATGTTTATCGGGGCTGCCGCAGGCGCGCAGTATGCCGTACCTAAACCCGAAGCCGGTCAAAAAAGCTTTGAAGTAGGCGTGGCACCCGTACCCCAAAAAGACCCTGACCATCCGGTCAGCTTCTCTAAGGGAGAAGACTATGTCATCTTCGCGAATGCCACTGAAGAAGAGCGGGTTGCCGCGTGGCTGCTCATCTCTTTCTTGACGGAGGCCAAGCCAAATGTGGAATGGCTTACAGCCACGGGGAATCTGCCTGTCAGCCAAGCCATGCTGGATGAACCGGCGTATAAGCAGTTTCTGGCTGCCAAGCCAAGCAACGATCCGGCGTATTATCGGGCTGCTGCGGTCAATGCCGTGCTGGCGTCCGGTAATCTGGACTTTAACCGGGTCATTCCGCAATCCGGCAAGCTGTCCCAGGCGATTGGAGACATGTGGGAGGCGATCATGATCGGGGGCGGGGATGTTAACCAGCAGCTGCAGGCTGCGCAGGCTAAAGCTCAGCAATAG
- a CDS encoding carbohydrate ABC transporter permease — translation MRTTSRFGQALLYLFLILSAVLVLVPFYWMISTSLKSSAEVNLSPPTLFPAHFRLRNYMDALVQAPLLTYLLNNLIAGMATVTVSTAVSVLSAFAFARLRFRGKHALFFLVLATMMIPQEMLIITNFQTIAHWGWMNTWQALVVPYWVNPFNIYLLRQTFLQVPDELYQASKVDGLTNFRYLRSVVLPLSGSAVATSLILSMILIWQTYAWPNLVTTKDSLRLVSNGLQNAFTNSVGTVAYELQMSAAVLVTLPLVIMFLFLRKQIFTGMARGGIKG, via the coding sequence GTGAGGACTACATCAAGGTTTGGTCAGGCGCTGCTTTACCTGTTTTTGATCCTTTCCGCCGTGCTGGTGCTGGTTCCGTTTTATTGGATGATCAGTACGTCCCTGAAATCGTCGGCAGAGGTCAATCTGTCGCCTCCGACGTTATTCCCGGCGCATTTTCGTCTGCGTAATTACATGGATGCCCTGGTTCAGGCCCCTTTGCTTACTTATCTGCTTAACAACTTGATTGCCGGAATGGCTACGGTAACCGTCAGCACGGCTGTTTCGGTTCTGTCGGCCTTTGCGTTTGCCCGGCTTCGTTTTCGAGGGAAACATGCGTTATTTTTCCTTGTGCTTGCGACAATGATGATTCCGCAGGAAATGCTGATCATCACCAATTTTCAGACGATTGCGCACTGGGGATGGATGAATACCTGGCAGGCCCTGGTCGTGCCTTATTGGGTGAATCCCTTCAATATTTATCTGCTTCGGCAAACGTTCCTGCAGGTTCCGGATGAGTTGTATCAGGCTTCCAAAGTAGATGGATTAACCAACTTCCGTTACTTGCGGAGTGTTGTGCTGCCACTATCCGGTTCGGCTGTGGCAACGTCCCTGATCCTGTCCATGATCTTGATCTGGCAGACCTACGCATGGCCGAATTTGGTTACGACGAAGGACAGCTTGAGACTCGTTTCCAACGGTTTGCAGAATGCTTTTACCAATAGCGTAGGAACGGTAGCCTATGAATTACAGATGTCTGCGGCAGTGCTGGTAACGCTGCCTTTGGTGATTATGTTTCTCTTCTTAAGAAAACAAATTTTCACGGGGATGGCCCGTGGGGGAATCAAGGGTTAA